One Candidatus Neomarinimicrobiota bacterium genomic window, ATAGCTTATTGTAGGCAATGTGAGATTTGTCACTTTCTCCTATAAATATCATTAGATATGAACAAGTTTCAGTTTATTGTTCAAAGTCGGATATATAGGGGCACTTTTATATCCAACTTCACAATTTGGCTATCTATCATTAAATATGTCGCCAGTCTTTACCACTAAGCATATCATGTGAACTTTTCGTGTACCCTTAAGAGGAAGTAAAAAAAGGAGCTATAAATCTAGCCCCTTTTCAATTTGTTCTATTTAATTAAGCTAGCCCATAGGAGCTTGCAAGATCTTTTGGAAGATCTAAACAGATCGCAATCTCTTCTCCCATCTTCCTCAAGCATCTAGATATACCAGAGGGTGAGCTATTGAATATTAATGATATTTCCTTGAGTTTATAACCTTCCATTCTCTTGGTCAGAATAAGACGGTCTCTCTCCGGTAGATTCATCAGGAAATTCTTGAAGTCGATCCTAAAAGCGATCTTATCGGCTATGGGTGCTCTTCTCTTATGGAATGAGTCCAGCAATACATCATCTATGCCCTCCGATCCGTTCAAGTGCGTTATCTTAACGTCATCATTGTAATATCTCACTATTGAGTAGACATCCTTAGGTCCGTTATGCCCGAGATTTCCGAAGTGCCTCCGCTTTCCACTTCTGAGTTCACCAGCCCGGTGTAGCATGAAATTTACCAGCTCTCCCAGAGACAGTTCATGTCTCCTTGAAAAAGCTGATGAATATGTGGTATATGACAGTGAGAGAAGATCTTGTTTAAGATCCATATCTCCTCTCGATATTCTGTCAGCATGCCTCTCTAGAATGGTATACATATCTAAATATCCCATTATTGCCTCCTCGTTAAATTGTTATCATTCTGAGGAGGCTTCTAGGCTCAGACCTTAAGAATTCTAATTGTTATCATGTGAACCCTCTGATAGCACTGATAATAATTCCTTTCATACTAGCCTCCTTATTGAGTTTTTGTTAATAATGCGAAGAATAGAAAGTATATTGCACCACTCTTCTATATTACATATACTTGATTTTAGACGGGTATTTCGGGTAATTATCGGTCACTGCCACAGGGATCTAAAATATTAAGAACTAAAAGAATGGAGATTGGCGGTGAAGTTCAGGATGAATAATTTAATAGGCCAGGATGTAAAATTGAGTAGGTTCTATCAAGAGAGATGATGAGTATTTCTCCAAGAAGAAAAACAGGTAACATTCCAGATCCTCACTAAACTATTTTATCGATTTGGGCGACTATTTCGTACTCTCCTATCCGACTTAGGGTGAGTCCAATGTGGAAGGAGTTTAAATATAATCGTCATTTCATATATTAGTCTTAAGTAATTGTTAATATAGGAGTTACGTATCTATCCATATCGTAAAACGGATGGCAAAATGGTCAAAAAAGTGAACACTTTTAAAGAAACGACTTTATTTAGAATACACCCTTTACGCTGAAAATGTTACATGATCTATCTTGATTAATTTCTAAGCCAGCGATGGTTTTCTGGCTCAGTAAAAAAGTTGCCGCAGGGAGAACTATTGATTATCTTCTTCCCCTAAATAACAAAAACGTCAGCAGCAAAACATAAAGATTTTTGGCGGAATAAGTAAAATTTTATTGACTTGAGCGTTTAAGACTTACCTTCATTCCCGGGGTTGCG contains:
- a CDS encoding sigma-70 family RNA polymerase sigma factor, with the translated sequence MGYLDMYTILERHADRISRGDMDLKQDLLSLSYTTYSSAFSRRHELSLGELVNFMLHRAGELRSGKRRHFGNLGHNGPKDVYSIVRYYNDDVKITHLNGSEGIDDVLLDSFHKRRAPIADKIAFRIDFKNFLMNLPERDRLILTKRMEGYKLKEISLIFNSSPSGISRCLRKMGEEIAICLDLPKDLASSYGLA